A genomic window from Actinomycetes bacterium includes:
- the lepA gene encoding translation elongation factor 4 codes for MPPNLSAAPAPGSTDPALIRNFSIIAHIDHGKSTLADRMLQITGVVDARSMRAQYLDRMDIERERGITIKSQAVRLPYTAADGVTYVLNLIDTPGHVDFTYEVSRSLAACEGAVLLVDAAQGIEAQTLANLYLALENDLQIIPVLNKIDLPAAQPDKYAAELAHIIGCDPGDVLRVSAKTGEGVNDLLNVVVSLVPPPVGDADAPSRAVIFDSVYDTYRGVVTYVRVIDGRLTARERIRMMSTGATHELLDIGVISPEPVSSKALGVGEVGYLITGVKDVRQSRVGDTVTDFHQPATIALAGYRDPKPMVFSGLYPIDGDDYPDLRDALERLQLNDAALVWEPETSAALGFGFRCGFLGLLHLEIVRERLEREFNLDLISTAPNVVYRVVLEDGAEHIVTNPSEFPGGKVAEVYEPVVRATVLSPSEYIGAIMELCQTRRGTLLGMDYLSEDRVELRYSLPLAEIVFDFFDQLKSRTRGYASLDYEATGEEAAQLVKVDILLQGETVDAFSAVVHKDKAYTYGTAMAAKLKELIPRQQFEVPIQAAVGARVIARENVRALRKDVLAKCYGGDITRKRKLLEKQKEGKKRMKMVGRVEVPQEAFIAALSTEDAGTKK; via the coding sequence GTGCCCCCGAACCTGTCAGCCGCTCCCGCCCCGGGCAGCACCGACCCCGCGCTGATCCGCAACTTCAGCATCATCGCCCACATCGACCACGGGAAGTCGACCCTGGCCGACCGGATGCTGCAGATCACCGGCGTCGTCGACGCGCGCTCCATGCGGGCGCAGTACCTCGACCGCATGGATATCGAGCGCGAGCGCGGCATTACGATCAAGAGCCAGGCGGTCCGGCTGCCGTACACCGCGGCGGACGGCGTCACCTACGTGCTCAACCTGATCGACACGCCGGGACACGTGGACTTCACCTACGAGGTCTCCCGCAGCCTGGCGGCCTGTGAGGGTGCCGTGCTGCTCGTGGACGCCGCTCAGGGGATCGAGGCGCAGACCCTCGCCAACCTCTACCTGGCCCTTGAGAACGACCTGCAGATCATCCCGGTGTTGAACAAGATCGACCTGCCGGCCGCCCAGCCGGACAAGTACGCCGCCGAGCTCGCGCACATCATCGGCTGCGACCCCGGCGACGTGCTGCGCGTCTCGGCCAAGACCGGCGAGGGTGTCAACGACCTGCTCAACGTCGTCGTCTCGCTGGTGCCGCCGCCCGTCGGCGACGCCGACGCGCCGTCCCGCGCGGTCATCTTCGACTCGGTCTACGACACCTACCGCGGCGTGGTCACCTACGTCCGGGTCATCGACGGCCGGCTCACCGCCCGCGAGCGGATCCGGATGATGTCCACCGGAGCCACCCACGAGCTGCTCGACATCGGGGTGATTTCCCCGGAGCCGGTGTCCTCGAAGGCGCTCGGTGTCGGCGAGGTTGGCTACCTCATCACCGGGGTGAAGGACGTCCGCCAGTCCCGGGTCGGCGACACGGTCACCGACTTCCATCAGCCGGCGACCATCGCGCTGGCCGGGTACCGGGACCCCAAGCCCATGGTGTTCTCCGGCCTCTACCCGATCGACGGCGACGACTACCCCGACCTGCGCGACGCCCTCGAACGGCTGCAGCTGAACGACGCCGCGCTGGTCTGGGAGCCGGAGACCTCGGCGGCCCTGGGCTTCGGGTTCCGCTGCGGGTTCCTCGGCCTGCTGCACCTGGAGATCGTGCGGGAGCGGCTGGAGCGGGAGTTCAACCTCGACCTGATCTCCACGGCGCCCAACGTCGTCTACCGGGTGGTCCTGGAGGACGGCGCCGAGCACATCGTGACCAACCCGAGCGAGTTCCCCGGCGGCAAGGTGGCCGAGGTCTACGAGCCGGTGGTTCGGGCCACCGTCCTGTCGCCCAGCGAGTACATCGGGGCGATCATGGAGCTGTGCCAGACCCGGCGCGGCACCCTGCTGGGGATGGACTACCTGTCCGAGGACCGGGTCGAGCTGCGCTACAGCCTGCCGCTCGCCGAGATCGTCTTCGACTTCTTCGACCAGCTGAAGTCGCGCACCCGCGGGTACGCCTCGCTGGACTACGAGGCCACCGGCGAGGAGGCCGCCCAGCTGGTCAAGGTGGACATCCTGTTGCAGGGCGAGACCGTGGACGCCTTCAGCGCCGTCGTGCACAAGGACAAGGCCTACACCTACGGCACCGCGATGGCCGCCAAGCTCAAGGAGCTCATCCCGCGGCAGCAGTTCGAGGTGCCGATCCAGGCCGCGGTCGGCGCCCGGGTGATCGCCCGCGAGAACGTCCGCGCGCTGCGCAAGGACGTCCTGGCCAAGTGCTACGGCGGTGACATCACCCGCAAGCGCAAGCTGCTGGAGAAGCAGAAGGAGGGCAAGAAGCGGATGAAGATGGTCGGCCGGGTCGAGGTCCCGCAGGAGGCCTTCATCGCCGCGCTGTCCACCGAGGACGCCGGGACCAAGAAGTGA